The Montipora capricornis isolate CH-2021 chromosome 3, ASM3666992v2, whole genome shotgun sequence genome window below encodes:
- the LOC138043364 gene encoding trace amine-associated receptor 7d-like isoform X1, translating to MAHTVKTLMDNSTVVSPTNHSSPTSCNIETLSADSYHYGLNIFIIALNIPFAIFAVLVNLAVIITVYKTLQLRSPANILLCSLAFLDFLVGLVTQPLFISWRLMLHYPSTVCQSKVIHTLYEAFLFLCVGGSFFCLAYVSTDRTMAVSKPLRYRARVTTEKTICNLVILFVIWITFIAVRYSGIDEKTNQLITSVIAGILVLYLLLVHVALIIKIKRNNVHTLHAEENSAMIAYKRERRCAITIIYIFLALLVFLVPAVLVQIITGFTSTNQSRTELNFAISALLINSSVNPLIYFWRSKDMRRAAKHLFVGTGSHAGGDDGSRAGNSGRSQEESL from the exons ATGGCTCATACCGTTAAG acaCTGATGGACAACTCAACCGTGGTTTCACCAACAAACCATTCAAGTCCTACTAGCTGCAATATTGAGACACTGAGCGCTGACTCTTACCACTATGGTCTTAACATCTTTATTATCGCTTTAAACATACCGTTTGCAATTTTTGCTGTCCTCGTAAATCTCGCCGTGATAATAACTGTTTACAAAACTCTGCAACTCCGTAGTCCAGCTAACATTCTCCTGTGTAGCCTCGCCTTCTTAGACTTCTTAGTCGGCTTGGTTACACAACCTCTGTTCATTTCGTGGCGGTTGATGTTGCATTACCCGTCAACGGTATGTCAATCAAAGGTTATTCACACTTTGTACGAAGCCTTTCTGTTCTTGTGCGTAGGGGGCTCTTTTTTCTGCCTGGCGTACGTCAGTACTGACCGCACAATGGCTGTGTCCAAACCACTTCGTTACCGAGCCAGAGTCACCACTGAAAAAACCATCTGCAACCTTGTCATATTGTTTGTGATATGGATTACTTTCATTGCCGTGCGATACTCGGGTATCGATGAGAAAACCAATCAGTTAATAACTTCAGTTATTGCGGGGATTTTAGTATTATATCTTCTTCTAGTGCACGTAGCCTTAATTATTAAAATCAAACGAAACAACGTTCACACTTTACACGCGGAAGAAAACAGCGCCATGATTGCGTACAAAAGAGAGAGGCGCTGTGCCATCACCATTATCTACATCTTCCTGGCACTTTTAGTTTTCCTTGTTCCAGCTGTACTAGTTCAAATAATCACTGGTTTCACAAGCACCAATCAAAGTAGAACTGAGTTAAATTTTGCGATTTCGGCCCTGTTGATAAATTCCTCCGTGAACCCGCTGATTTACTTTTGGAGGAGCAAAGACATGCGCAGGGCAGCCAAGCACCTTTTTGTCGGCACTGGTAGTCACGCAGGAGGTGATGATGGATCTCGCGCAGGAAACAGCGGAAGGTCCCAAGAAGAAAGTTTGTAA
- the LOC138043364 gene encoding trace amine-associated receptor 7d-like isoform X2 has protein sequence MDNSTVVSPTNHSSPTSCNIETLSADSYHYGLNIFIIALNIPFAIFAVLVNLAVIITVYKTLQLRSPANILLCSLAFLDFLVGLVTQPLFISWRLMLHYPSTVCQSKVIHTLYEAFLFLCVGGSFFCLAYVSTDRTMAVSKPLRYRARVTTEKTICNLVILFVIWITFIAVRYSGIDEKTNQLITSVIAGILVLYLLLVHVALIIKIKRNNVHTLHAEENSAMIAYKRERRCAITIIYIFLALLVFLVPAVLVQIITGFTSTNQSRTELNFAISALLINSSVNPLIYFWRSKDMRRAAKHLFVGTGSHAGGDDGSRAGNSGRSQEESL, from the coding sequence ATGGACAACTCAACCGTGGTTTCACCAACAAACCATTCAAGTCCTACTAGCTGCAATATTGAGACACTGAGCGCTGACTCTTACCACTATGGTCTTAACATCTTTATTATCGCTTTAAACATACCGTTTGCAATTTTTGCTGTCCTCGTAAATCTCGCCGTGATAATAACTGTTTACAAAACTCTGCAACTCCGTAGTCCAGCTAACATTCTCCTGTGTAGCCTCGCCTTCTTAGACTTCTTAGTCGGCTTGGTTACACAACCTCTGTTCATTTCGTGGCGGTTGATGTTGCATTACCCGTCAACGGTATGTCAATCAAAGGTTATTCACACTTTGTACGAAGCCTTTCTGTTCTTGTGCGTAGGGGGCTCTTTTTTCTGCCTGGCGTACGTCAGTACTGACCGCACAATGGCTGTGTCCAAACCACTTCGTTACCGAGCCAGAGTCACCACTGAAAAAACCATCTGCAACCTTGTCATATTGTTTGTGATATGGATTACTTTCATTGCCGTGCGATACTCGGGTATCGATGAGAAAACCAATCAGTTAATAACTTCAGTTATTGCGGGGATTTTAGTATTATATCTTCTTCTAGTGCACGTAGCCTTAATTATTAAAATCAAACGAAACAACGTTCACACTTTACACGCGGAAGAAAACAGCGCCATGATTGCGTACAAAAGAGAGAGGCGCTGTGCCATCACCATTATCTACATCTTCCTGGCACTTTTAGTTTTCCTTGTTCCAGCTGTACTAGTTCAAATAATCACTGGTTTCACAAGCACCAATCAAAGTAGAACTGAGTTAAATTTTGCGATTTCGGCCCTGTTGATAAATTCCTCCGTGAACCCGCTGATTTACTTTTGGAGGAGCAAAGACATGCGCAGGGCAGCCAAGCACCTTTTTGTCGGCACTGGTAGTCACGCAGGAGGTGATGATGGATCTCGCGCAGGAAACAGCGGAAGGTCCCAAGAAGAAAGTTTGTAA